One window of Acipenser ruthenus chromosome 52, fAciRut3.2 maternal haplotype, whole genome shotgun sequence genomic DNA carries:
- the LOC131723028 gene encoding GTPase IMAP family member 9-like: protein MEKLKKEMKEDELEKDPEKSKMPVRRRNSIVAVRPTMSGGEGEAPLADNQAPPPELRMVLLGKTGSGKSAAGNTILGREEFRSEASSSAVTRECEKRKGQVAGRRVAVIDTPELSQDKLQIRSCVSLSAPGPHVFLLVIPVGRFTEEERRAVETVQEIFSEEAVRRYMMLLFTHSDKLKGKTIEDYIQTGSKELQQLVEKCGNRYHVLNNEDRRDRTQVTQLLDKIDNVVKGNNNSYYTSEMYQQAEAKIRQRQEEILKEEEETILREEEELRAKNLKELENMKRKMSLEMQKQDEKIKELEERIGELEEELRKKQGENHRIKLEEELRRKREERERAEREKEDCMEKGVREREEYEEKQRREIEAVRQRYEEIIRPEAERANEFISTYEKPAEARGEREALGAVKSAVARVMREGAEVGAVLYTLTRAIREETGLGAVMHAVREAIRGGPAQRAVFRAVAGALREGAAIGAVLRTVAEAIEAAPQETSQEQ, encoded by the exons aTGGAAAAGTTGAAGAAGGAAATGAAGGAGGATGAGCTGGAGAAAGACCCAGAAAAATCCAAGATGCCTGTCAGGAGAAGGAACAGCATTGTAGCAGTCCGCCCTACCA tgtctGGAGGTGAAGGAGAAGCTCCCCTTGCAGATAACCAAGCACCTCCCCCTGAGCTGAGGATGGTGCTGCTTGGGAAGACTGGGTCTgggaagagtgcagcaggaaacaccatcctgggcagagaggAGTTTAGATCTGAAGCCAGCTCCTCTGCAGTaacgagggagtgtgagaagagaaaagGACAAGTGGCTGGGAGGCGTGTTGCTGTGATCGACACTCCAGAGCTCTCTCAGGACAAACTCCAGATTAGgagctgtgtttctctgtctgccccgggaccccacgttttcctcctggtgataccggtgggccgattcacagaggaagagaggagagcagtGGAGACAGTCCAGGAGATATTCAGTGAGGAGGCTGTGAGGAGGTACATGATGCTCCttttcacacacagtgacaaacttAAAGGCAAGACCATTGAGGATTATATTCAGACAGGGAGCAAggagctccagcagcttgttgagaaatgtgggaacaggtatcatgttctcaacaatGAGGACAGGAGAGatcgcactcaggtcacacagctcctggacaagatagacaacGTGGTGAAGGGAAACAACAACAGCTACTACACCAGTGAGATGTACCAGCAAGCAGAGGCAAAGATCAGACAAAGACAAGAGGAGATACTGAAGGAGGAGGAAGAGACAATATTGAGGGAGGAAGAGGAATTGAGGGCAAAGAACCTGAAAGAACTGGAGAACATGAAAAGGAAGATGAGCTTGGAAATGCAGAAACAAGATGAGAAGATCAAAGAGCTGGAGGAGAGGATCGGGGAGCTGGAGGAAGAGCTGAGGAAAAAACAGGGAGAGAATCACAGGATCAAACTGGAGGAAGAgctgaggagaaagagagaggagagagaaagggcAGAGCGAGAGAAGGAGGATTGCATGGAgaagggggtgagagagagggaagagtacgaggagaaacagaggagagagatagaggcAGTCAGGCAACGCTATGAGGAAATCATTAGACCAGAAGCAGAGAGAGCCAATGAGTTTATAAGCACATATGAAAAACCAGCTGAAGCGAGAGGAGAAAGGGAAGCACTAGGGGCAGTGAAGAGTGCAGTAGCAAGAGTAATGAGAGAAGGGGCTGAGGTAGGGGCAGTATTATATACATTAACCAGAGCAATAAGAGAAGAGACAGGACTAGGGGCAGTAATGCATGCTGTAAGAGAAGCAATAAGAGGAGGACCAGCTCAAAGGGCAGTTTTCAGAGCAGTAGCAGGAGCACTGAGAGAAGGAGCTGCAATCGGGGCAGTATTGCGCACAGTAGCAGAAGCAATAGAGGCAGCACCACAGGAAACCAGTCAAGAACAGTAA